One window from the genome of Eublepharis macularius isolate TG4126 chromosome 15, MPM_Emac_v1.0, whole genome shotgun sequence encodes:
- the LOC129343574 gene encoding chemerin-like receptor 1 yields the protein MATNTTLEENVYGEYEDYSDFENNLPLRDSMRLLSMVVYSIAFVLGVFGNGLVIFVTGFRMKRSVNTIWFLNLAIADFVFTFFLPLSVAHMGLGFHWPFGKALCKLNSTVAFFNMFASVFLLTIISMDRCISVARPVWAQNCRTPRLASLVALGIWVAALLLSIPYLVFRDTRSSPTDENITHCYNNFALSVDLPSEEVGKLEEYRHQAMVLTRFVAGFLVPFSIILICYGIIAARLKGNRLTRSDRPFKIMVAVVLAFFVCWFPYHVFSFLEMSLATVTPWQQTVLVVGTPLASGLAYLNSCLNPFLYVFVGQDFRQKLRMSVLAAFESAFSEPSVQASLPFTKSKSSSGVDHHEV from the coding sequence ATGGCCACCAACACCACTCTGGAAGAAAACGTTTATGGAGAATATGAGGACTACTCCGATTTTGAAAACAACCTGCCTCTCCGCGACTCCATGCGCCTGCTCTCCATGGTGGTCTACAGCATTGCCTTTGTACTGGGGGTGTTTGGAAATGGCCTGGTCATCTTCGTCACTGGCTTCCGCATGAAGAGAAGCGTCAACACCATCTGGTTCCTCAACTTGGCCATCGCCGACTTTGTCTTCACTTTCTTCCTGCCACTGAGTGTGGCCCACATGGGCCTGGGCTTCCACTGGCCCTTTGGAAAGGCCCTATGCAAGCTTAACAGCACAGTGGCCTTCTTCAACATGTTTGCCAGTGTCTTCCTGCTCACGATTATCAGCATGGACCGCTGTATCTCGGTGGCGCGTCCGGTCTGGGCCCAGAACTGCCGAACGCCGCGGCTGGCTTCTCTAGTAGCGTTGGGCATCTGGGTAGCGGCCCTTTTGCTCAGCATCCCCTACCTCGTGTTCCGTGACACCAGGAGCTCGCCCACTGATGAGAATATCACGCACTGCTACAACAATTTTGCCTTGTCCGTTGATTTACCGTCAGAGGAAGTCGGCAAGCTGGAAGAATATCGCCACCAAGCCATGGTGTTGACCCGTTTTGTGGCTGGCTTCCTGGTCCCGTTCTCCATCATTTTGATATGTTACGGCATCATCGCAGCCAGGCTGAAGGGAAACCGGCTCACTCGCTCTGACAGGCCTTTCAAGATCATggtggctgtggtcttggcattcttTGTTTGCTGGTTCCCGTACCACGTCTTCTCCTTCCTCGAGATGTCGTTGGCCACCGTAACGCCCTGGCAACAGACAGTGCTGGTGGTGGGAACACCCTTGGCTTCAGGGTTGGCCTATCTCAACAGCTGCCTGAACCCTTTCTTGTACGTCTTTGTGGGGCAGGATTTCAGACAGAAGTTGCGGATGTCCGTGCTCGCAGCTTTCGAGAGTGCCTTCAGCGAGCCCTCAGTGCAGGCTTCCTTGCCCTTCACTAAGAGCAAATCTAGCTCGGGTGTTGACCATCACGAGGTCTAG